A genome region from Nicotiana tabacum cultivar K326 chromosome 13, ASM71507v2, whole genome shotgun sequence includes the following:
- the LOC107801223 gene encoding uncharacterized protein LOC107801223 encodes MAQVLSLRVPTPTPTLHHRTLSLTRPSLLTLHTIPSSSSEDSFSSLQHKLYCNGRFSCLFAGNRKQEEARRALESALGGKKSEYEKWDKEIKRREEAGGGDNSGGGGWWGRWFGGSGDGHFWQEAQQASLAILGIIVMYLIVTKGDVILAVVFNPLLFTLRGARNGFTYVSSQIMRKVYPASQDSFGTVSQEEVSSHVSAKDSVARKWGSD; translated from the exons ATGGCGCAGGTGCTGAGCCTACGCGTTCCAACCCCAACGCCCACGCTGCACCACCGCACTTTATCGTTGACGCGGCCGTCCCTGCTAACTTTACACACTATTCCCTCCTCCAGCTCCGAGGATAGTTTCAGTTCTCTACAGCACAAACTCTATTGCAATGGCAGATTTTCTTGCCTCTTCGCTGGTAACCGCAAACAG GAGGAGGCTAGAAGAGCTTTAGAAAGTGCTCTGGGAGGAAAGAAAAGTGAGTATGAGAAAtgggataaagaaattaaacgGAGGGAGGAAGCAGGTGGAGGAGACAATTCGGGTGGAGGCGGCTGGTGGGGTAGATGGTTTGGTGGCTCCGGCGATGGCCATTTCTGGCAGGAAGCTCAACAAGCAAGCCTTGCTATTTTGGGCATCATCGTCATG TActtgatagttacaaaaggagaTGTGATACTTGCTGTTGTATTCAACCCTCTGCTGTTCACGCTGCGAGGAGCAAGGAACGGGTTTACTTATGTATCATCACAGATTATGAGAAAGGTATATCCAGCTAGCCAAGACAGCTTTGGTACTGTTTCTCAGGAGGAAGTTTCTTCCCATGTTTCTGCGAAAGACAGCGTAGCGAGAAAATGGGGAAGCGATTGA